One genomic segment of Streptomyces sp. NBC_00239 includes these proteins:
- a CDS encoding ATP-binding protein, with product MTQQITSVLVANRGEIAVRIFRTARALGLDTVAVYADPDAGAAHVRAADAAVRLPGAAPADTYLRADLIVDAALAAGADAVHPGYGFLSENAAFARAVQDAGLVWIGPPPAAIDAMASKTRAKELMRAAGVPLLDPVDPARATEADLPLLLKAAAGGGGRGMRVVRDLDQLKSELDAAAAEARSAFGDGEVFAEPYVERGRHVEVQILADAHGTVWALGTRDCSLQRRHQKVIEEAPAPGLPAAVRTTLHSAAVAAARAVSYEGAGTVEFLVTADGRVCFLEMNTRLQVEHPVTEAVFGIDLVALQLRIAEGAPLPVDPPQPTGHAVEARLYAEDPARGWRPQTGTLDALDVPGEVRVDTGFGAGDTVGVHYDPMLAKVIAHAPTRAEAVRTLAHALSRARIHGLATNRDLLVRSLRHPEFAAARLDTGFYDRHLPELTVGAPGAGLAALAAGLAAAAPAPGAPPAARLGAWRNVRSQPQLRRYRSEPDGAEHEVRYDRTREGVRPLSHPDHPGVSVVEVTRDRVTLEVEGVQRMFHVKHKSNSEGGRDGTDTGTGIAGGTVYVDSPLGAHTFTALPRFTDPQDRTEPGSLLAPMPGTVVRVADGLVSGAAVTAGQPLIWLEAMKMEHRILSPASGTLAALHAVPGHQVEVGALLAVVQEEPQP from the coding sequence ATGACCCAGCAGATCACCTCCGTGCTCGTCGCGAACCGCGGCGAGATCGCCGTGCGGATCTTCCGTACCGCCCGCGCCCTCGGCCTCGACACCGTCGCCGTGTACGCGGACCCCGACGCCGGGGCCGCCCACGTGCGGGCCGCGGACGCCGCCGTGCGGCTGCCGGGCGCCGCGCCCGCCGACACCTACCTGCGCGCCGACCTGATCGTGGACGCGGCCCTCGCGGCCGGCGCCGACGCCGTCCACCCGGGCTACGGATTCCTCTCCGAGAACGCCGCGTTCGCCCGGGCCGTCCAGGACGCCGGCCTGGTGTGGATCGGACCGCCGCCCGCCGCCATCGACGCCATGGCCTCCAAGACGCGCGCCAAGGAGCTGATGCGCGCCGCCGGCGTGCCCCTGCTCGACCCCGTGGACCCGGCCCGCGCCACCGAGGCCGACCTCCCGCTGCTGCTGAAGGCCGCCGCGGGCGGCGGCGGCCGCGGCATGCGGGTGGTCCGCGACCTCGATCAGCTGAAGTCCGAGCTCGACGCGGCCGCCGCCGAGGCCCGCTCGGCCTTCGGCGACGGCGAGGTCTTCGCCGAGCCGTACGTGGAGCGCGGCCGCCACGTCGAGGTGCAGATCCTCGCCGACGCCCACGGCACCGTCTGGGCGCTGGGCACCCGGGACTGCTCCCTCCAGCGCCGCCACCAGAAGGTCATCGAGGAGGCCCCCGCCCCCGGGCTGCCCGCCGCCGTGCGCACCACCCTGCACTCCGCGGCGGTCGCCGCCGCGCGGGCCGTCTCGTACGAGGGCGCCGGCACGGTGGAGTTCCTGGTCACCGCCGACGGCCGGGTCTGCTTCCTGGAGATGAACACCCGCCTCCAGGTGGAACACCCCGTCACCGAAGCGGTCTTCGGCATCGACCTGGTCGCCCTCCAGCTGCGGATCGCCGAGGGCGCCCCGCTCCCCGTCGACCCCCCGCAGCCCACCGGACACGCCGTCGAGGCCCGCCTCTACGCCGAGGATCCCGCGCGCGGCTGGCGCCCGCAGACCGGCACCCTCGACGCCCTCGACGTGCCCGGCGAGGTCCGCGTCGACACCGGGTTCGGGGCCGGCGACACGGTGGGCGTGCACTACGACCCGATGCTCGCCAAGGTGATCGCGCACGCGCCCACCCGCGCCGAGGCGGTCCGCACCCTCGCCCACGCGCTGTCCCGGGCCCGGATCCACGGCCTGGCCACCAACCGCGACCTGCTCGTACGGTCCCTGCGGCACCCGGAGTTCGCGGCCGCCCGCCTCGACACCGGCTTCTACGACCGCCACCTGCCGGAACTCACCGTGGGAGCCCCGGGCGCCGGGCTCGCCGCGCTGGCCGCGGGGCTCGCCGCCGCGGCCCCGGCCCCCGGGGCGCCGCCCGCCGCCCGCCTCGGCGCCTGGCGCAACGTACGCTCCCAGCCGCAGCTGCGCCGCTACCGTTCCGAGCCCGACGGCGCCGAGCACGAGGTCCGCTACGACCGCACCCGCGAGGGAGTGCGTCCCCTCAGCCACCCTGACCACCCCGGCGTCTCGGTGGTCGAGGTCACGCGCGACCGCGTCACCCTCGAAGTCGAGGGCGTCCAGCGGATGTTCCACGTGAAACACAAATCGAACAGCGAGGGCGGCCGGGACGGCACCGACACCGGCACCGGCATCGCAGGCGGCACCGTGTACGTCGACTCGCCGCTGGGCGCCCACACGTTCACGGCCCTGCCCCGGTTCACGGACCCCCAGGACCGCACCGAACCCGGCTCCCTGCTCGCCCCCATGCCCGGCACCGTCGTCCGCGTCGCCGACGGCCTCGTCTCCGGCGCCGCCGTCACCGCCGGGCAGCCCCTGATCTGGCTGGAGGCGATGAAGATGGAGCACCGCATCCTCTCGCCCGCCTCCGGCACGCTCGCCGCGCTCCACGCCGTCCCCGGCCACCAGGTCGAGGTCGGCGCCCTGCTCGCCGTAGTCCAGGAGGAACCGCAACCATGA
- the pdxH gene encoding pyridoxamine 5'-phosphate oxidase produces the protein MRKQYRSEIVAESGLAADPMDQFAAWFQQAADANLFEPNAMVVATATPDGRPSSRTVLLKQFDARGFVFFTNYGSRKGREIADNPYVSLLFPWHPIARQVIVTGKAVRTGRDETAAYFRSRPHGSQLGAWASEQSSVIASRADLDRRYAELAARYPEGEQVPVPTEWGGYRVTPDEVEFWQGHANRLHDRLRYVREAGPAGGAWRVERLCP, from the coding sequence ATGCGCAAGCAGTACCGATCCGAGATCGTGGCCGAGTCCGGCCTCGCCGCGGACCCCATGGACCAGTTCGCCGCGTGGTTCCAGCAGGCCGCGGACGCGAACCTCTTCGAGCCCAACGCGATGGTCGTCGCCACCGCCACGCCCGACGGCCGCCCCAGCTCGCGCACCGTGCTGCTCAAGCAGTTCGACGCCCGGGGCTTCGTGTTCTTCACCAACTACGGCTCCCGCAAGGGCCGCGAGATCGCCGACAACCCGTACGTCTCGCTGCTCTTCCCCTGGCACCCGATCGCCCGGCAGGTCATCGTGACGGGCAAGGCGGTCCGCACCGGCCGGGACGAGACGGCCGCCTACTTCCGCTCCCGGCCGCACGGCTCGCAGCTCGGTGCCTGGGCCAGCGAGCAGTCCTCGGTGATCGCCTCGCGCGCCGACCTCGACCGGCGGTACGCCGAGCTCGCGGCCCGCTACCCCGAGGGCGAGCAGGTGCCCGTGCCGACCGAGTGGGGCGGCTACCGGGTCACGCCCGACGAGGTGGAGTTCTGGCAGGGCCACGCGAACCGGCTGCACGACCGCCTGCGCTACGTGCGCGAGGCCGGCCCCGCCGGCGGCGCCTGGCGCGTCGAGCGCCTCTGCCCCTGA
- a CDS encoding PAS domain-containing protein — MSASGRSETTDDLLAALLDGMDAALCAFDADGVVTHWNREAERILGWSAAEAVGRRGFAGWAARPADAEDVAKRLMAAQDTPGRQVHEFALLTKDGGRVLVRTQSARVPGAAGKPAGVYCAFSEVHTQIDLERSIALSEALLDDASWGVVLVDVDLRPAVVNTHAARAFGSTRTALLGRPLGDLLVQGVEQLEGALQHVLAEGAPPAPVELWVSVRTPEGLRRRCWRCGFLLLASPLAEEPVPLGVGWLFQDVTEARQAELDTAQLKFRTNQMHRAARAAAECENPAEAVGVRLDFALAGFADHALVDLSVGDRLLRSTASPPPLVSAARIPVRYEPGHPVLQAMDRVGSVRISSPVRNPEGWPEGVVHGLCTVLRSRGRTLGVLTFLRSATRPAFERPDAVYAEEVAARVAADLDLAEALTANR, encoded by the coding sequence GTGAGTGCTTCCGGACGTAGTGAGACCACCGACGATCTGCTCGCCGCGCTGCTGGACGGCATGGACGCCGCCCTGTGCGCGTTCGACGCCGACGGTGTCGTCACCCACTGGAACCGCGAGGCCGAGCGGATCCTGGGCTGGTCGGCGGCCGAGGCCGTCGGCCGGCGCGGGTTCGCCGGCTGGGCGGCCAGACCGGCCGACGCCGAGGACGTGGCGAAACGCCTGATGGCCGCGCAGGACACGCCCGGCCGCCAGGTCCACGAGTTCGCCCTGCTGACCAAGGACGGCGGACGGGTCCTCGTACGCACCCAGTCCGCCCGGGTGCCGGGCGCGGCCGGGAAACCGGCCGGGGTGTACTGCGCCTTCAGCGAGGTCCACACCCAGATCGACCTGGAACGCTCGATCGCCCTCAGCGAGGCCCTCCTCGACGACGCCTCGTGGGGCGTGGTCCTCGTCGACGTCGACCTGCGCCCGGCCGTCGTGAACACGCACGCGGCCCGGGCCTTCGGCAGCACCCGCACCGCCCTGCTCGGGCGGCCCCTCGGCGACCTGCTGGTGCAGGGCGTGGAGCAGCTCGAGGGCGCGCTCCAGCACGTACTGGCGGAGGGCGCGCCGCCCGCGCCGGTGGAGCTGTGGGTGTCCGTGCGCACTCCGGAGGGGCTGCGGCGGCGCTGCTGGCGGTGCGGGTTCCTGCTGCTGGCCTCGCCGCTCGCGGAGGAGCCGGTGCCGCTCGGGGTGGGCTGGCTGTTCCAGGACGTCACCGAGGCCCGCCAGGCCGAGCTGGACACCGCGCAGCTGAAGTTCCGCACCAACCAGATGCACCGGGCGGCCCGCGCGGCCGCCGAGTGCGAGAACCCGGCCGAGGCGGTGGGCGTACGGCTGGACTTCGCGCTCGCCGGGTTCGCGGACCACGCGCTGGTCGACCTCAGCGTCGGCGACCGGCTGCTGCGGTCCACGGCCTCGCCGCCGCCGCTGGTCAGCGCGGCCCGGATCCCGGTCCGGTACGAGCCAGGCCATCCGGTGCTCCAGGCAATGGACCGGGTCGGCTCGGTCCGGATCAGCAGCCCGGTGCGCAACCCCGAGGGCTGGCCGGAGGGCGTCGTCCACGGGCTGTGCACGGTGCTGCGCAGCCGGGGCCGGACCCTGGGCGTCCTGACCTTCCTGCGGTCGGCCACCCGGCCCGCGTTCGAGCGCCCCGACGCGGTCTACGCGGAGGAGGTCGCGGCCCGTGTCGCGGCCGACCTGGACCTCGCCGAGGCCCTCACCGCCAACCGCTGA
- a CDS encoding acyl-CoA carboxylase subunit beta yields the protein MTRLGTRIDPAGPEYGAHRATALERLAALDDEHAKALAGGGEKYTERHRGRGKLLARERIELLLDPDTPFLELSPLAAWGSDYPVGASMVTGIGTVEGTECLITANDPTVRGGASNPWTLKKALRANEIARANRLPCISLVESGGADLPSQKEIFIPGGAIFRDLTRLSAAGIPTIAVVFGNSTAGGAYVPGMSDHTIMVKDRSKVFLGGPPLVKMATGEESDDESLGGADMHARTSGLADHLAADEEDAIRQARRVVARLNHRRSTPVPAAAEEPLYDAEELLGIVPGDLKTPFDPREVIARIVDGSDFDEFKPLYGTSLVTGWAALHGYPVGILANAQGVLFSEESQKAAQFIQLANQRDIPLLFLHNTTGYMVGKEYEQGGIVKHGSMMINAVSNSRVPHLSVLIGASYGAGHYGMCGRAYDPRFLFAWPSAKSAVMGPQQLAGVLSIVARQSAAAKGRPYDEEADAGMRAFVEAQIESESLPVFLSGRLYDDGIIDPRDTRTILGLCLSAVHNAPVEGARGGFGVFRM from the coding sequence GTGACCCGGCTCGGTACCCGTATCGACCCCGCCGGCCCCGAGTACGGGGCGCACCGGGCCACCGCCCTGGAGCGGCTCGCCGCGCTCGACGACGAGCACGCCAAGGCGCTCGCCGGCGGCGGCGAGAAGTACACCGAACGCCACCGCGGGCGCGGCAAGCTGCTGGCCCGCGAGCGCATCGAGCTGCTCCTCGACCCGGACACGCCGTTCCTGGAGCTGTCCCCGCTCGCTGCCTGGGGCAGCGACTACCCGGTCGGCGCCTCGATGGTCACCGGGATCGGCACGGTCGAGGGCACCGAGTGCCTGATCACCGCCAACGACCCGACCGTGCGCGGCGGCGCCTCCAACCCGTGGACCCTGAAGAAGGCGCTGCGGGCCAACGAGATCGCCCGCGCCAACCGGCTGCCCTGCATCAGCCTCGTGGAGTCCGGCGGCGCCGACCTCCCCTCCCAGAAGGAGATCTTCATCCCGGGCGGGGCGATCTTCCGGGACCTGACCCGGCTGTCCGCCGCGGGGATCCCGACCATCGCCGTCGTGTTCGGCAACTCCACCGCCGGCGGCGCGTACGTCCCCGGCATGTCCGACCACACGATCATGGTGAAGGACCGCTCCAAGGTGTTCCTGGGGGGTCCGCCGCTGGTCAAGATGGCCACCGGTGAGGAGAGCGACGACGAGTCCCTCGGCGGCGCCGACATGCACGCCCGCACCTCCGGTCTCGCCGACCACCTCGCCGCCGACGAGGAGGACGCGATCCGGCAGGCCCGCCGGGTCGTCGCCCGCCTCAACCACCGCCGGTCCACCCCGGTTCCCGCGGCCGCCGAGGAGCCGCTGTACGACGCCGAGGAGCTCCTCGGCATCGTGCCCGGCGACCTCAAGACCCCCTTCGACCCGCGCGAGGTCATCGCCCGGATCGTCGACGGCTCCGACTTCGACGAGTTCAAGCCGCTGTACGGGACCAGCCTGGTCACCGGCTGGGCCGCGCTGCACGGCTATCCGGTCGGCATCCTCGCCAACGCCCAGGGCGTGCTGTTCAGCGAGGAGTCGCAGAAGGCCGCCCAGTTCATCCAGCTCGCCAACCAGCGCGACATCCCCCTGCTGTTCCTCCACAACACCACCGGCTACATGGTCGGCAAGGAGTACGAGCAGGGCGGCATCGTCAAGCACGGCTCGATGATGATCAACGCGGTGTCGAACTCCCGGGTCCCGCACCTGTCCGTCCTGATCGGCGCCTCGTACGGCGCCGGGCACTACGGCATGTGCGGCCGGGCCTACGACCCCCGCTTCCTGTTCGCCTGGCCCAGCGCCAAGTCCGCCGTCATGGGCCCGCAGCAGCTCGCCGGGGTGCTGTCCATCGTGGCCCGCCAGTCGGCCGCCGCGAAGGGCCGCCCGTACGACGAGGAGGCCGACGCCGGGATGCGCGCCTTCGTCGAGGCGCAGATCGAGTCCGAGTCGCTGCCCGTCTTCCTGTCCGGGCGGCTCTACGACGACGGGATCATCGACCCGCGCGACACCCGCACGATCCTCGGCCTGTGCCTGTCGGCCGTCCACAACGCCCCCGTCGAGGGCGCCCGCGGCGGCTTCGGCGTCTTCCGGATGTGA
- a CDS encoding acyl-CoA dehydrogenase family protein, which produces MSPTAGTTVESEEHQALRAAVAALGKRYGREYLAKTAREGGHPEELWAEAAKLGYLGVNLPEEYGGGGGGIAELSLVLEELGAAGCPLLMMVVSPAICGTVIARFGTEQQKQAWLPGLADGSRTMAFGITEPDAGSNSHRITTTARRDGDAWVLTGRKVFISGVDIADATLIVGRTEDARTGGLKPCLFIVPRDTPGFGRTMIDMELQSAEKQFELVLDEVRLPAEALVGDEDGGLLQLFAGLNPERIMTAAFAIGMGRYALGRAVDYARTRQVWKEPIGAHQAVAHPLAQAHIELELARLMMQKAAHLYDSGDDMAAGEAANMAKYAAGEACVKAVDQSVHTLGGNGLTREYGLASLITAARVARIAPVSREMILNFVSHQTLGLPKSY; this is translated from the coding sequence ATGAGCCCCACCGCCGGCACCACCGTCGAATCCGAAGAGCACCAGGCCCTGCGCGCCGCGGTCGCCGCCCTCGGGAAGCGCTACGGCCGCGAGTACCTGGCCAAGACCGCCCGCGAGGGCGGCCACCCTGAGGAGCTGTGGGCGGAAGCCGCCAAGCTCGGCTACCTCGGCGTGAACCTCCCCGAGGAGTACGGCGGCGGAGGCGGCGGCATCGCCGAACTCTCCCTGGTCCTGGAGGAACTGGGCGCCGCGGGCTGTCCGCTCCTGATGATGGTCGTCTCGCCCGCCATCTGCGGCACGGTCATCGCCCGCTTCGGCACCGAGCAGCAGAAGCAGGCCTGGCTGCCCGGTCTCGCCGACGGCAGCCGCACGATGGCCTTCGGCATCACCGAGCCCGACGCCGGCTCCAACTCCCACCGCATCACCACCACCGCGCGCCGCGACGGCGACGCCTGGGTGCTCACCGGCCGCAAGGTCTTCATCTCCGGCGTGGACATCGCCGACGCCACCCTCATCGTCGGCCGCACCGAGGACGCCCGGACCGGCGGCCTCAAGCCCTGCCTGTTCATCGTCCCCCGCGACACCCCCGGCTTCGGCCGCACCATGATCGACATGGAGCTCCAGTCCGCCGAGAAGCAGTTCGAACTCGTCCTGGACGAGGTACGGCTGCCCGCCGAGGCCCTCGTGGGCGACGAGGACGGCGGGCTGCTCCAGCTGTTCGCCGGGCTCAACCCCGAGCGCATCATGACGGCCGCCTTCGCCATCGGCATGGGCCGCTACGCCCTCGGCCGCGCCGTCGACTACGCCCGGACCCGCCAGGTGTGGAAGGAGCCCATCGGCGCCCACCAGGCCGTCGCACACCCCCTCGCCCAGGCCCACATCGAGCTCGAACTCGCCCGCCTGATGATGCAGAAGGCCGCGCACCTCTACGACAGCGGCGACGACATGGCCGCCGGAGAGGCCGCGAACATGGCCAAGTACGCTGCCGGCGAGGCCTGCGTCAAGGCGGTGGACCAGTCCGTCCACACCCTCGGCGGCAACGGCCTCACCCGCGAGTACGGCCTCGCCTCCCTGATCACGGCTGCCCGGGTGGCCCGGATCGCCCCGGTCAGCCGCGAGATGATCCTCAACTTCGTCTCGCACCAGACCCTCGGCCTGCCCAAGTCGTACTAG
- a CDS encoding metal-dependent transcriptional regulator — MSGLIDTTEMYLRTILELEEEGVVPMRARIAERLDQSGPTVSQTVARMERDGLVAVASDRHLELTEEGRRLATRVMRKHRLAECLLVDVIGLEWEQVHAEACRWEHVMSEAVERRVLELLRHPTESPYGNPIPGLEELGEKAEADPFLDDNMVSLSELDPGTEGKTVVVRRIGEPIQTDAQLMYTLRRAGVQPGSVVSVTESPGGVLVGSGGEAAELEADIASHVFVAKR; from the coding sequence ATGTCCGGACTGATCGATACCACGGAGATGTATCTCCGCACCATCCTCGAGCTGGAAGAGGAAGGCGTGGTCCCCATGCGCGCCCGGATCGCCGAACGGCTCGATCAGAGCGGTCCGACGGTCAGCCAGACGGTGGCGCGGATGGAGCGCGACGGCCTGGTGGCCGTCGCCAGTGACCGGCACCTGGAACTGACCGAGGAGGGCCGCCGGCTGGCGACGCGCGTCATGCGCAAGCACCGGCTGGCCGAGTGCCTGCTCGTCGACGTCATCGGCCTGGAGTGGGAGCAGGTCCACGCCGAGGCCTGCCGCTGGGAGCACGTGATGAGCGAGGCGGTGGAGCGGCGGGTGCTGGAGCTGCTGCGCCACCCGACGGAATCTCCGTACGGGAACCCGATCCCGGGCCTGGAGGAGCTGGGCGAGAAGGCCGAGGCCGACCCGTTCCTCGACGACAACATGGTCAGCCTGTCCGAGCTGGACCCCGGCACCGAGGGCAAGACCGTCGTGGTCCGCCGGATCGGTGAGCCGATCCAGACGGACGCGCAGCTGATGTACACGCTGCGGCGCGCGGGCGTGCAGCCCGGCTCCGTGGTGAGCGTGACGGAGTCGCCCGGCGGTGTGCTGGTCGGCTCCGGCGGCGAGGCCGCCGAGCTGGAGGCGGACATCGCCTCCCACGTGTTCGTCGCCAAGCGCTGA
- a CDS encoding enoyl-CoA hydratase family protein: MEPVVKAAHAHGITTLTLDSPANRNALSAALVGELRTALAAAGADPAVRAVVLTHAGTTFCAGADLKSPCDPADFLALLREIAALAKPVVARVTGHVRAGGLGLLGVCDLAAAGPGSTYAFTEVHLGIVPAVISGPLLPLLDPRAISRYFLTAETFDAAEAARIGLLTLHADDVDAALAPVLDGLRKAGPLALATTKRLVTRAVREALDRDGAALATLSAEIFGSAEAREGITARFERRNPSWLS, encoded by the coding sequence GTGGAACCGGTCGTCAAAGCCGCGCACGCGCACGGCATCACCACCCTCACGCTCGACTCCCCGGCCAACCGCAACGCGCTCTCCGCCGCCCTCGTCGGCGAACTGCGCACCGCGCTCGCCGCGGCGGGCGCCGACCCGGCGGTCCGGGCGGTCGTCCTCACCCACGCCGGCACCACCTTCTGCGCGGGCGCCGACCTCAAGTCGCCCTGCGACCCGGCGGACTTCCTCGCCCTGCTGCGGGAGATCGCGGCGCTGGCCAAGCCCGTCGTCGCCCGGGTCACCGGACACGTCCGGGCCGGCGGCCTCGGCCTGCTCGGCGTCTGCGACCTCGCCGCCGCCGGCCCGGGATCCACGTACGCCTTCACCGAGGTGCACCTCGGCATCGTCCCGGCCGTCATCTCCGGCCCGCTGCTGCCCCTGCTCGACCCGCGGGCGATCTCCCGCTACTTCCTGACCGCCGAGACCTTCGACGCGGCCGAAGCCGCCCGCATCGGCCTGCTCACCCTGCACGCCGACGACGTCGACGCGGCCCTCGCGCCCGTACTCGACGGCCTGCGCAAGGCCGGCCCGCTGGCCCTCGCCACGACCAAACGCCTGGTCACCCGCGCCGTCAGGGAGGCACTCGACCGCGACGGCGCGGCCCTCGCCACCCTCTCGGCCGAGATCTTCGGCTCCGCCGAGGCCCGCGAAGGCATCACCGCCCGCTTCGAACGCCGGAACCCGTCATGGCTGTCGTGA
- a CDS encoding citrate synthase 2, whose amino-acid sequence MSDFVPGLEGVVAFETEIAEPDKEGGSLRYRGVDIEDLVGHVSFGNVWGLLVDGAFNPGLPAAEPFPIPVHSGDIRVDVQSALAMLAPVWGLKPLLDIDERTARDDLARAAVMALSYVAQSARGQGRPMVPQKEIDKAESVVERFMIRWRGEPDPKHVKAVDAYWTSAAEHGMNASTFTARVIASTGADVAAALSGAVGAMSGPLHGGAPSRVLGMIEEIERTGDAVAYVKKALDKGERLMGFGHRVYRAEDPRARVLRRTAKELGAPRYEVAEALEKAALEELHARRPDRVLATNVEFWAAITLDFAEVPAHMFTSMFTCARTAGWSAHILEQKRTGRLVRPSARYVGPAGRNPQEIAGYEDIAATA is encoded by the coding sequence ATGTCCGACTTCGTACCCGGACTCGAAGGAGTCGTCGCGTTCGAGACGGAGATCGCCGAGCCCGACAAGGAAGGCGGCTCGCTGCGCTACCGGGGGGTGGACATCGAAGACCTGGTCGGACACGTCTCCTTCGGGAACGTGTGGGGCCTGCTCGTCGACGGTGCGTTCAACCCCGGTCTGCCCGCGGCCGAGCCCTTCCCGATCCCGGTGCACTCCGGTGACATCCGGGTCGACGTCCAGTCCGCGCTCGCGATGCTCGCCCCCGTGTGGGGTCTGAAACCCCTCCTCGACATCGACGAGCGGACCGCCCGTGACGACCTGGCCCGGGCCGCCGTCATGGCGCTGTCGTACGTCGCCCAGTCCGCCCGCGGGCAGGGCCGGCCGATGGTCCCGCAGAAGGAGATCGACAAGGCCGAGTCGGTCGTCGAGCGCTTCATGATCCGATGGCGCGGCGAGCCCGACCCCAAGCACGTCAAGGCCGTCGACGCGTACTGGACCTCCGCGGCCGAGCACGGCATGAACGCCTCCACGTTCACCGCGCGGGTGATCGCCTCGACCGGCGCGGACGTGGCGGCCGCCCTGTCGGGCGCGGTCGGCGCGATGTCCGGCCCGCTGCACGGCGGCGCGCCGTCCCGCGTCCTCGGCATGATCGAGGAGATCGAGCGCACCGGCGACGCGGTGGCGTACGTCAAGAAGGCCCTGGACAAGGGCGAGCGGCTGATGGGCTTCGGGCACCGCGTGTACCGCGCCGAGGACCCGCGGGCCCGCGTGCTGCGCCGTACGGCCAAGGAGCTCGGCGCGCCGCGCTACGAGGTCGCCGAGGCGCTGGAGAAGGCGGCCCTGGAAGAGCTGCACGCGCGCCGCCCCGACCGGGTGCTCGCCACCAACGTCGAGTTCTGGGCCGCGATCACGCTGGACTTCGCGGAGGTCCCGGCGCACATGTTCACCTCGATGTTCACGTGCGCCCGCACCGCCGGCTGGTCGGCGCACATCCTGGAGCAGAAGCGCACCGGCCGCCTGGTGCGCCCGTCCGCCCGCTACGTGGGTCCGGCCGGCCGCAACCCGCAGGAGATCGCCGGGTACGAGGACATCGCCGCGACCGCCTGA
- a CDS encoding TetR/AcrR family transcriptional regulator has protein sequence MAVVTRPAREPREPGEAKEPKEQKEHKEPKELKEPKQDRSRATRQRLLEAALSCLAEHGWAGSTVAVVAERAGVSRGAAQHHFPTREDLFTAAVEYVAEERSAALRSLFDGGPAARPAVVEALVDLYTGTLFRAALQLWVAASNEEQLRPRVTELEARVGRETHRIAVDLLGADESAPGVRETVQGLLDMARGLGLANVLTDDTARRARVVAQWSRLLDAALDT, from the coding sequence ATGGCTGTCGTGACCCGCCCGGCCCGCGAACCCCGGGAACCCGGCGAGGCCAAGGAGCCGAAGGAGCAGAAGGAGCACAAGGAACCGAAGGAGCTCAAGGAGCCCAAGCAGGACCGCAGCCGCGCCACCCGGCAGCGCCTCCTGGAAGCCGCCCTGTCCTGCCTGGCCGAGCACGGCTGGGCCGGCTCCACCGTGGCCGTCGTCGCCGAGCGCGCCGGCGTCTCCCGCGGCGCCGCCCAGCACCATTTCCCCACCCGCGAGGACCTGTTCACGGCCGCGGTCGAGTACGTCGCCGAGGAACGCTCCGCCGCGCTGCGGAGCCTGTTCGACGGCGGCCCGGCCGCCCGCCCCGCCGTCGTCGAGGCCCTCGTGGACCTCTACACCGGCACGCTCTTCCGCGCCGCCCTCCAGCTGTGGGTGGCCGCCTCCAACGAGGAGCAGCTGCGCCCCCGCGTCACCGAACTCGAAGCGCGGGTCGGCCGCGAGACCCACCGGATCGCCGTCGACCTGCTCGGCGCCGACGAATCCGCCCCGGGCGTGCGCGAAACCGTCCAGGGCCTGCTCGACATGGCCCGCGGCCTGGGCCTGGCCAACGTCCTCACCGACGACACCGCCCGCCGCGCCCGCGTCGTCGCCCAGTGGTCCCGCCTCCTCGACGCCGCCCTCGACACCTGA
- a CDS encoding SIS domain-containing protein yields the protein MSESKLAGQFFDAAIGLLQQVRDEESGHIAAAGELIAEAVASGNRLFAFGAGHSSLPAQDVVYRAGGLALMNFLSVPGTAGVDVMPATLGSALERVDGLAGAVLDSSPAAAGDVLAIISLSGRNALPVEMAMNARALGLKVIGVTSVAYTTGTRSRHASGTFLKDHCDIVLDSKIAVGDAELSLDGIEAPFAPASTVVTSAIMQSVMAAAAEQLVARGIEPPLLRSGNVDGGHEWNGRVLAEYGDRIFFRH from the coding sequence ATGAGCGAGAGCAAGCTGGCCGGTCAGTTCTTCGACGCCGCGATCGGGCTGCTGCAGCAGGTCAGGGACGAGGAGTCCGGGCACATCGCCGCGGCCGGCGAACTGATCGCCGAGGCCGTCGCGTCCGGCAACCGGCTCTTCGCCTTCGGCGCCGGGCACTCCTCACTCCCGGCGCAGGACGTGGTCTACCGGGCCGGCGGCCTCGCACTGATGAACTTCCTCTCCGTCCCCGGCACCGCGGGCGTCGACGTCATGCCCGCCACCCTCGGCAGCGCCCTGGAGCGGGTCGACGGCCTGGCCGGGGCGGTCCTCGACAGCAGCCCCGCCGCCGCCGGCGACGTCCTGGCGATCATCTCCCTGTCGGGCCGCAACGCGCTGCCCGTGGAAATGGCCATGAACGCCCGGGCGCTGGGCCTGAAGGTCATCGGCGTCACCTCGGTGGCGTACACGACCGGCACCCGGTCCCGGCACGCCTCCGGCACCTTCCTCAAGGACCACTGCGACATCGTGCTCGACAGCAAGATCGCCGTCGGTGACGCCGAGCTCAGCCTCGACGGCATCGAGGCGCCGTTCGCGCCGGCGTCCACGGTGGTCACCAGCGCGATCATGCAGTCCGTGATGGCCGCCGCCGCGGAGCAGCTGGTCGCGCGGGGCATCGAGCCGCCGCTGCTGCGCTCGGGCAACGTGGACGGCGGCCACGAGTGGAACGGCCGCGTGCTCGCCGAGTACGGCGACCGGATCTTCTTCCGCCACTGA